Proteins encoded in a region of the Bradyrhizobium sp. CB3481 genome:
- a CDS encoding sugar ABC transporter permease translates to MSASRRPMFGEQQRFVLLLIAPAALLLLLFQVVPIVIGANASFRDWALYNPKKTWIGFDHYAAVITDPAFLYVVLPNTFLFMILSVAGALVVGLALALLLNRPFRGQKLVQTILLVPLMVAPVIAAIMIRWIFNDQFGIVNVVLEAIGLEGQPWLVQRWSAFGVILLTDIWLWTPWFTLLLLAGLQSLPKEPFEAAAIDGTSTWRVFRYLTLPMLRPVIVVCVVIRAIDAFRTFDIVWTLTGGGPGRSTELFSLYAYVHAFLNLDLGRGSAAAIIGGLIILVIGIALYRLVDRIAKA, encoded by the coding sequence TTGTCGGCATCACGGCGTCCCATGTTCGGCGAGCAACAGCGCTTCGTGCTGCTTCTGATCGCGCCGGCTGCGCTGCTGCTGCTGTTGTTTCAGGTCGTGCCGATCGTGATCGGCGCCAATGCCAGCTTTCGCGACTGGGCGCTCTATAATCCCAAGAAGACCTGGATCGGCTTCGACCATTACGCGGCCGTGATAACGGATCCCGCGTTTCTTTACGTCGTGCTGCCGAATACCTTCCTGTTCATGATCCTCAGCGTCGCCGGCGCGCTGGTCGTTGGGCTCGCGCTGGCGCTGCTGCTCAACCGTCCGTTTCGCGGGCAGAAGCTGGTGCAGACGATCCTGCTGGTGCCGCTGATGGTGGCCCCCGTGATCGCCGCGATCATGATCCGCTGGATCTTCAACGACCAGTTCGGCATCGTGAATGTGGTGCTCGAGGCGATCGGCCTCGAGGGCCAGCCCTGGCTGGTGCAGCGCTGGAGCGCGTTCGGCGTCATCCTTTTGACGGACATCTGGCTGTGGACGCCGTGGTTCACGCTGCTGCTTCTCGCCGGCCTGCAGAGCCTGCCGAAGGAGCCGTTCGAGGCCGCCGCCATCGACGGCACCTCGACCTGGCGCGTGTTCCGCTATTTGACGCTGCCAATGTTGCGCCCGGTGATCGTGGTCTGCGTCGTGATCCGCGCCATCGACGCGTTCCGCACCTTCGACATCGTGTGGACCTTGACGGGCGGCGGACCGGGCCGCTCGACCGAATTGTTCAGCCTCTATGCCTATGTCCACGCCTTCCTCAACCTCGATCTCGGCCGCGGCTCGGCAGCGGCGATCATCGGCGGGCTGATCATCCTCGTGATCGGCATCGCGCTCTATCGTCTCGTCGACCGCATCGCAAAGGCTTGA
- a CDS encoding MarR family winged helix-turn-helix transcriptional regulator: MIKAVATAVETAERSAGQTAVQPLYLEALTLVERLHRRLLDVIKDEFDRRGRADINSVQALLLYNIGDKELTAGELRTRGYYLGSNVSYNLKKLVELGFLDHQRSRVDRRSVRIRLTPQGQEIRKIVDALYQKHVKTVEQVGGISNEEFATLNKSLHRLERFWTDQILYRL; the protein is encoded by the coding sequence ATGATCAAAGCCGTTGCAACGGCGGTGGAAACCGCTGAACGTTCTGCCGGTCAAACTGCCGTGCAGCCGCTCTATCTCGAAGCGTTGACGCTCGTGGAGCGTCTGCATCGCCGGCTGCTCGATGTCATCAAGGACGAATTCGATCGCCGCGGTCGCGCGGACATCAATTCGGTGCAGGCCTTGCTGCTCTATAATATCGGCGACAAGGAGCTGACCGCGGGCGAACTGCGCACGCGCGGTTACTATCTCGGCTCCAACGTCTCCTATAACCTGAAGAAGCTTGTCGAGCTCGGCTTCCTCGATCATCAGCGCTCGCGCGTTGATCGCCGTTCGGTCCGCATTCGCCTGACCCCGCAGGGCCAGGAGATCCGCAAGATCGTCGACGCGCTCTACCAGAAGCACGTCAAAACGGTCGAGCAGGTCGGCGGCATCTCGAACGAGGAGTTCGCGACGCTGAACAAGTCGCTGCACCGCCTCGAGCGGTTCTGGACCGACCAGATCCTGTATCGGCTCTGA
- the ugpC gene encoding sn-glycerol-3-phosphate ABC transporter ATP-binding protein UgpC, producing the protein MAAISLSKLNKHYGSLFHAVKDVDLEISDKEFVALVGPSGCGKSTTLRMIAGLEDVTSGDIRIGDRLVNHLPPRDRDVAMVFQNYALYQHMSVYDNLAFGLRNKKTAEAEIKAAIDRAAGMLGLHDLLERKPKQLSGGQQQRVALGRCIVRNPQVFLFDEPLSNLDAKLRAQMRIEIKRLHAEIPTTSVFVTHDQVEAMTLGDRVVIMRDGRVQQIGTPLEVYGKPANKFVAGFIGAPAMNFIEITVRSAAGVTSIEAEGLRLTVGLADASLLAPYSGRRVIMGLRPEHLLLGNGAPGLGFDARVEVVEQLGSEILLETRVGGASITAARVPAESAVARGDQVRLSAQTGRLHFFDPETELPIAR; encoded by the coding sequence ATGGCAGCAATTTCACTGAGCAAGCTCAACAAGCATTATGGCTCGCTGTTCCACGCCGTGAAGGACGTCGACCTCGAGATATCAGACAAGGAGTTCGTGGCCCTGGTCGGCCCGTCCGGCTGCGGCAAGTCAACGACGCTGCGCATGATCGCAGGGCTCGAGGACGTCACCAGCGGCGATATCCGGATCGGCGACCGGTTGGTCAACCACCTGCCGCCGCGCGACCGCGACGTCGCCATGGTGTTCCAGAACTATGCGCTCTACCAGCACATGAGCGTCTATGACAATCTGGCGTTCGGCCTGCGCAACAAGAAGACTGCGGAAGCAGAGATCAAGGCGGCGATCGACCGCGCCGCCGGCATGCTCGGGCTGCATGATCTGCTCGAGCGCAAGCCGAAACAGCTCTCCGGCGGCCAGCAGCAGCGCGTCGCGCTCGGCCGCTGCATCGTGCGCAACCCGCAGGTATTCTTGTTTGACGAGCCGCTGTCGAACCTCGACGCCAAGCTGCGCGCGCAGATGCGCATCGAGATCAAGCGGCTGCATGCGGAGATTCCGACCACCTCTGTTTTCGTCACCCACGACCAGGTCGAGGCTATGACGCTGGGGGACCGCGTCGTCATCATGCGCGACGGCAGGGTGCAGCAGATCGGCACGCCGCTCGAGGTCTATGGCAAGCCGGCCAACAAGTTCGTCGCCGGCTTCATCGGCGCGCCCGCGATGAACTTCATCGAGATCACCGTCCGTAGCGCGGCTGGTGTGACGTCGATCGAGGCGGAGGGCCTGCGGCTGACGGTCGGGCTTGCGGATGCGTCCCTGCTCGCGCCCTATAGTGGCCGCCGGGTGATCATGGGGCTACGGCCGGAGCATCTCCTGCTCGGCAACGGGGCGCCGGGCCTTGGTTTCGACGCCCGCGTCGAGGTCGTCGAGCAGCTCGGCTCCGAGATCCTGCTGGAGACGAGGGTGGGTGGCGCCAGCATCACCGCCGCCCGCGTGCCGGCAGAAAGTGCCGTCGCCCGCGGCGATCAGGTCCGCCTTTCGGCGCAGACCGGCCGGTTGCATTTCTTCGATCCCGAGACCGAACTGCCGATTGCCAGATAA
- a CDS encoding DUF6163 family protein — MSDMSARDAARDKARDRDGAMSMAGMSSERIESDENVWTRRLVTFLRIMAVISIMKGLYHWAQVTGFIGGEEEAFENQSMAWQTATVYFAVIELVAAVGLWLATPWGAVVWLTTVVSMAVIELMFPGIYGGSLTIVALEAVMLGAYLALAWMAARERPP, encoded by the coding sequence ATGTCTGACATGTCGGCGCGCGATGCTGCGCGGGACAAGGCCAGGGACCGGGACGGCGCGATGTCCATGGCGGGCATGTCGTCGGAGCGGATCGAGTCCGACGAGAATGTGTGGACCCGGCGCCTCGTCACGTTCCTGCGCATCATGGCCGTCATCTCGATCATGAAGGGCCTGTATCACTGGGCGCAGGTCACCGGTTTCATCGGCGGCGAGGAGGAGGCGTTCGAGAACCAGTCGATGGCCTGGCAGACCGCGACGGTCTATTTCGCTGTCATCGAACTCGTCGCCGCCGTCGGGCTCTGGCTCGCCACGCCCTGGGGCGCGGTGGTGTGGCTCACCACCGTGGTGTCGATGGCGGTGATCGAGCTGATGTTTCCGGGGATCTATGGCGGCAGCCTGACGATCGTCGCGCTGGAAGCCGTGATGCTCGGTGCCTATCTCGCGCTCGCCTGGATGGCCGCGCGCGAACGCCCGCCGTAG
- a CDS encoding glutathione S-transferase, with protein MLTLHHLNDSRSQRILWLLEELGTPYEMKRYQRNAETRLAPPELKAVHPLGKSPVITDGDRTIAESGAIVDYIIRRYGQGKDGPAMMPEAGSADYEAYNEWLHYSEGSAMLPLMLNLYVGRLKEAGAPLHPRIDSELANHLGYVDAALKGRDFFVGPSLSGADIQMSFVGEMAKVFGKLEPYPNLATWLERMHARPAFQRSIAKGGPYRFA; from the coding sequence ATGCTCACGCTTCATCACCTCAACGACTCCCGTTCGCAGCGAATTCTCTGGCTGCTGGAGGAGCTCGGCACGCCCTATGAGATGAAGCGCTACCAGCGCAACGCCGAGACTCGGCTGGCGCCGCCGGAATTGAAGGCGGTGCATCCGCTCGGCAAGTCACCTGTTATCACCGACGGCGACAGGACGATCGCGGAGTCCGGGGCGATCGTCGACTACATCATCCGCCGCTACGGCCAAGGAAAAGATGGACCCGCGATGATGCCGGAGGCGGGGAGCGCCGACTACGAGGCCTACAACGAGTGGTTGCATTATTCGGAGGGTTCGGCGATGCTGCCGCTGATGCTCAATCTCTATGTCGGGCGGTTGAAGGAGGCGGGCGCACCGCTGCATCCGCGCATCGACAGCGAACTGGCCAACCATCTCGGCTATGTCGACGCCGCGCTGAAGGGCCGCGACTTCTTCGTCGGGCCGTCGCTATCAGGGGCCGACATCCAGATGAGCTTTGTCGGCGAGATGGCCAAGGTGTTTGGCAAGCTGGAACCTTACCCGAACCTTGCCACCTGGCTGGAACGCATGCACGCCCGGCCGGCGTT
- a CDS encoding extracellular solute-binding protein yields MQGLARWLMAAAAALVAVTGSAAAQVKELRIGYQPSPIQDASIAMFEAWGAKNGVKIVKVPNSYGVYVEKMTASLTSNADQYDVIWHNDDWGQTWAHLLEPMDDVEANKFGSKWSMSPIVFANAQGQNTVVPMGQTFSVFFYRSDLVKPEEVPKTLEELVTVSKKLQADGKVKFGYVGGMSMNHSWFSWFWSMWANNCDVLLPAYERDNKKLAEAGWKSSLTDPCMQKTVEYWWDAINTHKIVPRGMPAYDRNEANAIFMAGDAAFTVADTLWWGTFNDPNKSKVAGKIAAARFPLGPDRKKPFGWDDIWGWAIPKSIPEERKKLAKQMLNAMMLDEEGQTKLFKSTGAPPPNTTFWPKIAEQDPFMKLLKEAVLDSPDKVRGAYYFPQWPAVHKAFNDAVTKAVTGKREDIAKVLAENAPLVSKAAQQ; encoded by the coding sequence ATGCAGGGACTGGCAAGATGGTTGATGGCGGCGGCCGCGGCCCTGGTGGCCGTAACAGGCAGTGCCGCCGCACAGGTGAAAGAGCTGCGGATCGGCTATCAGCCGAGCCCGATCCAGGACGCTTCGATCGCGATGTTCGAGGCCTGGGGCGCCAAGAACGGCGTCAAGATCGTCAAGGTGCCGAACTCCTACGGCGTCTACGTCGAGAAGATGACGGCCTCGCTAACCTCGAACGCCGACCAGTACGACGTCATCTGGCACAATGACGATTGGGGCCAGACCTGGGCGCATCTGCTGGAACCGATGGACGACGTCGAGGCCAACAAGTTTGGCTCCAAATGGAGCATGTCGCCCATCGTGTTCGCCAATGCGCAAGGACAAAATACCGTCGTGCCGATGGGCCAGACCTTCAGCGTGTTCTTCTACCGCTCCGATCTCGTCAAGCCGGAGGAGGTGCCGAAGACGCTCGAAGAGCTCGTCACCGTGAGCAAGAAGCTTCAGGCCGACGGCAAGGTCAAGTTCGGCTATGTCGGCGGCATGTCGATGAACCACTCCTGGTTCTCCTGGTTCTGGTCGATGTGGGCCAATAATTGCGACGTCCTGCTGCCGGCCTATGAGCGCGACAACAAGAAGCTCGCCGAAGCCGGCTGGAAGTCGAGCCTGACCGATCCCTGCATGCAGAAGACGGTTGAGTACTGGTGGGACGCGATCAACACCCACAAGATCGTGCCGCGCGGCATGCCGGCCTATGACCGCAACGAAGCCAACGCCATCTTCATGGCTGGCGACGCCGCATTCACGGTGGCCGATACGTTGTGGTGGGGCACCTTCAACGATCCCAACAAGTCGAAGGTCGCAGGCAAGATTGCCGCCGCGCGCTTCCCGCTCGGCCCCGACCGGAAGAAGCCGTTTGGCTGGGACGACATCTGGGGCTGGGCCATCCCGAAATCGATACCGGAAGAGCGCAAGAAGCTCGCCAAGCAGATGCTGAATGCGATGATGCTGGACGAGGAAGGCCAGACCAAGCTGTTCAAGTCGACCGGCGCGCCGCCGCCCAATACGACATTCTGGCCGAAGATCGCCGAGCAGGATCCCTTCATGAAGCTGCTCAAGGAAGCGGTACTCGACTCTCCGGACAAGGTGCGCGGCGCCTATTACTTCCCGCAATGGCCCGCCGTGCACAAGGCGTTCAACGACGCCGTCACCAAGGCGGTCACCGGCAAGCGCGAGGACATCGCAAAAGTGCTCGCCGAGAATGCGCCGCTGGTCAGCAAGGCGGCACAGCAGTGA
- a CDS encoding carbohydrate ABC transporter permease translates to MAMVTRPQFLPWLPAMGHKTLFALAVAFICFAFAFPVLWLILTSLRPESGVYYVHRGTEFTLGSFAEVLSDERIVAAFLNSALIATLATGFSLLVTVSSGYMLSRFTGPASRLWFGTIYVFRCVPYISWVLPLYFVTQSWGLYDTYTGLLLPHVAVHICFFSWLMKGFFDGIDPSMEYAAMIDGCTRWGAFIRVAVPSALPAISALAVLCWLFTWNEFLFALILTGNRVPVITVVMAQFVTEMGLRWNLMAATAVLALVPAFLIALFGQKYVIRGLRI, encoded by the coding sequence ATGGCCATGGTGACCCGCCCACAATTCCTGCCATGGCTGCCCGCAATGGGACACAAGACGCTGTTCGCGCTCGCAGTTGCCTTCATCTGCTTCGCGTTCGCCTTTCCGGTACTGTGGCTGATCCTGACCTCGCTGCGGCCGGAATCCGGCGTCTATTACGTCCACCGCGGCACCGAGTTCACGCTCGGCAGTTTTGCCGAAGTGCTGAGCGACGAGCGGATCGTTGCAGCCTTCCTCAACAGCGCGCTGATCGCGACGCTTGCCACCGGGTTCTCGCTGCTCGTCACCGTATCGAGCGGCTACATGCTGTCGCGCTTCACCGGGCCGGCCTCGCGGCTCTGGTTCGGGACCATCTACGTGTTCCGCTGCGTGCCCTACATCTCCTGGGTGCTGCCGCTCTATTTCGTGACGCAAAGCTGGGGCCTCTACGACACCTATACCGGGCTGCTGCTGCCGCACGTGGCCGTGCACATCTGCTTCTTCTCCTGGCTGATGAAAGGCTTTTTCGACGGCATCGATCCCTCGATGGAATATGCCGCCATGATCGACGGCTGCACCCGGTGGGGCGCCTTCATCCGCGTCGCGGTGCCCTCGGCGCTTCCGGCGATATCGGCGCTCGCCGTGCTGTGCTGGCTGTTCACCTGGAACGAGTTCCTGTTTGCGCTGATCCTGACCGGTAACCGCGTGCCTGTCATCACGGTGGTGATGGCGCAGTTCGTCACCGAGATGGGGCTGCGCTGGAATCTGATGGCGGCGACCGCCGTGCTGGCGCTGGTGCCGGCCTTCCTGATCGCGCTGTTCGGCCAGAAATACGTGATCAGGGGACTGAGGATCTGA
- a CDS encoding histidine phosphatase family protein: MGLMHVAIVALLLFGTAGTAAADQAADAWSALRAGAHVALMRHADAPGGVGDPPGFRVENCATQRNLSPKGRADAEKIGSQLKQEGVAFEKIVSSPWCRCVDTAKLLDLGTVETEPTFGNVVVLRDQREALTAGARALIAGWKARGNLLVVTHGANIFALTGVSPASGEIVIVKGGSDRAAPVGRLLLD, translated from the coding sequence ATGGGCCTCATGCATGTTGCGATCGTTGCATTGCTCCTGTTTGGCACGGCAGGGACCGCCGCCGCCGATCAGGCGGCCGATGCCTGGAGCGCGCTGCGCGCAGGCGCTCATGTTGCGCTGATGCGTCATGCCGACGCGCCGGGTGGCGTCGGCGATCCACCCGGCTTCCGCGTCGAGAACTGCGCCACCCAGCGCAACCTCAGCCCGAAGGGAAGGGCGGATGCGGAGAAGATCGGATCGCAGCTCAAGCAGGAGGGGGTTGCGTTCGAAAAGATCGTCAGCTCGCCGTGGTGCCGATGCGTGGACACGGCCAAATTGCTCGATCTCGGGACGGTCGAGACCGAGCCGACATTCGGCAACGTCGTCGTGCTACGCGATCAAAGGGAAGCGCTGACAGCGGGCGCCCGTGCGCTCATCGCCGGATGGAAGGCGCGCGGAAACCTGCTCGTCGTCACGCACGGCGCGAACATTTTCGCGCTGACCGGCGTCTCGCCGGCGAGCGGTGAGATCGTCATCGTCAAGGGCGGCAGCGATCGCGCCGCCCCCGTCGGCCGGCTGCTGCTCGATTGA